A window from Podospora bellae-mahoneyi strain CBS 112042 chromosome 1 map unlocalized CBS112042p_1, whole genome shotgun sequence encodes these proteins:
- the MYO1_1 gene encoding class II myosin (EggNog:ENOG503NW13; COG:Z; BUSCO:EOG092608L0), with translation MGITRRAKDKAARAERSAGGASSSAKPKKATYDTTKKKEIGVSDLTLLRTVSNEAINDNLKQRFEGGQIYTYIGHVLVSVNPFRDLGIYTDQVLNSYRGKNRLEMPPHVFAIAESAYYNMKAYKENQCVIISGESGAGKTEAAKRIMQYIANVSGGEAGGDIQQIKDMVLATNPLLESFGNAKTLRNNNSSRFGKYLQIHFNAQGEPVGADITNYLLEKSRVVGQITNERNFHIFYQFTKGASENYRQMFGIQKPETYLYTSKSKCFNVDGIDDLAEYQDTLNAMKIIGLSQAEQDNIFRMLAAILWTGNLVFREGDDGYATVSDQSVVDFLAYLLEVDPAKLVHAITIRILTPRNGEVIESPSNVAQATATRDALAKAIYNNLFDWIVERINQSLKARQATSNSIGILDIYGFEIFEKNSFEQLCINYVNEKLQQIFIQLTLKAEQEEYAREQIKWTPIKYFDNKIVCDLIESVRPPGIFSAMKDATKTAHADPAACDRTFMQSINGMSNAHLTPRQGNFIIKHYAGDVTYTVDGITDKNKDLLLKGLLNMFQASQNRFVHELFPNQVDQDNRKQPPTAGDRIKTSANALVDTLMKCQPSYIRTIKPNENKSPTEYTVPNVLHQIKYLGLQENVRIRRAGFAYRQSFEKFVDRFFLLSPATSYAGEYTWEGSYEAATKQILKDTSIPQEEWQLGVTKAFIKSPETLFALEHMRDRYWHNMATRIQRMWRAYLAYRAEAATRIQRFWRKKRVGAEYLQLRDEGHRVLQGRKERRRMSLLGSRRFLGDYLGINASNGPGAHIRKSINLSSNEKVVFSCRGEILEAKFGRSSKASPRIIIVTNSKYYVVAQMLVQNQPQIVVEKSFPLGAIKFIGASTARDDWFSLGVGSQQEADPLLNCVLKTEMFTQMKRVMPAGFNLKIADTIEYAKKPGKMQLVKVLKDAPTQADFYKSGTVHTSQGEPANSVSRPTPKGKPVPPKPITKGKLIRPGGPGGRPSRVTNNRRPVPRPGASAAATPAATPAATSRPVPTPRPVPTPAAAQAAVSLPTHTRNQSNSSATRAPPPPPPAPPAAKPKIMAKVLYDFAGTKENEMSIVTGQLIEIVQKENNGWWLAKTDAGQAWVPAAYVEEQAPPPVAAPRPPPPPPARPGAPQPPAKRPVASRKPVGLQARDSGMSLNGSEGGSSSASRSNTPTPSLAGGLAEALLARKQAMAKKDDDDDW, from the exons ATG GGTATAACGAGACGCGCGAAAGACAAGGCTGCGCGGGCCGAGCGCTCTGCTGGCGGagcctccagctcggccaAGCCAAAGAAGGCGACGTacgacaccaccaagaagaaggaaattGGTGTCTCCGACTTGACCCTGCTGCGTACCGTGTCGaacgaggccatcaacgacAATCTCAAGCAACGATTTGAGGGCGGTCAGATCTACACCTACATTGGCCATGTGTTGGTATCCGTCAACCCCTTTCGGGATCTCGGTATCTACACCGACCAGGTCCTCAACAGCTATCGGGGAAAAAACAGACTGGAGATGCCACCACATGTGTTCGCTATTGCCGAATCTGCCTACTACAACATGAAGGCCTACAAGGAGAACCAGTGTGTGATTATCTCGGGTGAATCTGGTGCTGGCAAGACAGAGGCGGCCAAGCGCATCATGCAGTACATCGCGAACGTCTCGGGGGGtgaggcaggaggagataTTCAACAGATCAAGGACATGGTTTTGGCTACCAATCCTTTGCTCGAATCGTTTGGTAACGCAAAGACACTGCGGAACAACAACTCTTCTCGGTTCGGAAAGTACTTGCAAATCCATTTCAACGCACAGGGTGAACCAGTTGGCGCCGACATCACCAACTACCTCCTCGAGAAGTCGCGCGTCGTGGGTCAGATTACCAACGAGCGCAACTTTCACATTTTCTACCAGTTCACCAAGGGCGCCTCTGAGAACTACCGCCAAATGTTTGGCATCCAAAAGCCAGAAACATACCTCTACACCAGCAAATCAAAGTGCTTCAATGTGGACGGAATCGATGATTTGGCCGAGTACCAGGATACGCTCAACGCCATGAAAATAATTGGCCTTTCCCAAGCAGAACAGGACAACATTTTCCGCATGTTGGCCGCCATTTTGTGGACGGGCAACCTGGTGTTCCgggaaggtgatgatggctatGCGACTGTCTCTGACCAGTCTGTGGTGGACTTTTTGGCCTATCTCCTCGAAGTTGATCCGGCGAAACTTGTACACGCCATCACCATTCGCATTCTGACACCACGGAACGGTGAAGTAATCGAATCGCCTTCGAACGTGGCCCAGGCAACGGCTACCAGAGATGCCTTGGCCAAGGCCATTTACAACAACTTGTTTGACTGGATCGTGGAACGGATTAATCAGTCTCTGAAAGCGAGACAAGCTACTTCCAACTCCATTGGCATTCTCGATATTTATGGGTTCGAAATCTTTGAGAAGAACAGTTTCGAACAACTTTGCATCAACTACGTCAACGAAAAGCTACAACAGATCTTCATTCAGCTCACACTCAAGGCCGAGCAGGAAGAGTACGCGAGAGAGCAGATCAAGTGGACACCCATCAAGTATTTTGACAACAAGATTGTGTGCGATCTCATCGAGTCTGTCAGGCCTCCGGGCATCTTTTCTGCCATGAAGGACGCCACCAAGACTGCCCACGCCGACCCTGCCGCTTGCGATCGCACCTTCATGCAGAGCATCAACGGCATGTCGAATGCCCATCTCACTCCTCGCCAGGGCAACTTCATCATTAAGCACTATGCTGGTGATGTGACGTATACCGTGGATGGCATCActgacaagaacaaggatCTCCTTCTCAAGGGCCTCCTGAACATGTTCCAAGCCAGTCAGAATCGTTTTGTACACGAGCTCTTCCCCAACCAGGTTGACCAAGACAACAGAAAGCAACCCCCAACAGCCGGTGACAGGATCAAGACTTCGGCCAACGCCTTGGTGGATACGCTCATGAAATGCCAGCCATCGTACATCCGCACTATCAAGCCCAACGAGAACAAATCGCCCACCGAGTACACCGTCCCCAATGTTTTGCATCAGATCAAGTACCTTGGTTTGCAGGAGAACGTACGAATTCGTCGTGCTGGTTTTGCATACCGTCAGTCTTTTGAAAAGTTTGTGGATCGATTCTTCCTGCTGTCGCCTGCCACCTCGTACGCTGGCGAGTACACGTGGGAGGGCTCGTATGAAGCGGCGACCAAACAGATCCTGAAGGACACTAGTATTCCGCAGGAGGAATGGCAGCTTGGTGTCACAAAGGCCTTTATCAAGTCCCCCGAGACTCTCTTTGCCCTCGAACATATGCGCGACCGGTACTGGCACAACATGGCAACCCGTATCCAGCGCATGTGGCGTGCATATCTGGCATACAGGGCAGAGGCTGCTACCCGTATCCAGCGATTCTGGAGAAAGAAGCGGGTTGGTGCCGAATATCTGCAGCTCCGGGATGAAGGCCACAGGGTTCTGCAAGGTCGAAAGGAACGGAGAAGAATGAGCCTCCTGGGCTCCAGACGGTTCTTGGGTGATTACCTGGGTATCAACGCCAGCAATGGACCTGGAGCTCACATCCGAAAGTCGATCAACCTCTCTAGCAACGAAAAGGTCGTGTTTTCTTGCCGCGGAGAGATACTGGAGGCCAAGTTTGGTCGATCCAGCAAGGCCAGCCCGAGaatcatcatcgtcaccaacagCAAATATTATGTTGTTGCCCAGATGCTTGTTCAGAACCAGCCCCAGATTGTGGTAGAAAAGTCATTTCCATTGGGCGCCATCAAGTTCATTGGTGCCTCAACAGCCCGAGACGACTGGTTCTCTCTGGGCGTTGGCTCCCAGCAAGAAGCGGATCCTCTTCTCAACTGTGTTCTCAAGACCGAGATGTTTACGCAGATGAAGAGAGTGATGCCTGCTGGCTTCAACCTCAAGATTGCCGACACGATCGAGTACGCCAAGAAGCCAGGAAAGATGCAGCTGGTCAAGGTGCTCAAGGACGCACCCACCCAGGCTGACTTTTACAAGAGCGGCACTGTGCACACCTCGCAAGGAGAGCCTGCCAACTCTGTCTCGCGCCCGACGCCCAAGGGCAAGCCTGTCCCTCCCAAGCCAATCACCAAGGGCAAGCTCATCAGGCCCGGCGGACCAGGAGGCAGACCATCGAGAGTCACCAACAACCGCAGACCTGTGCCTCGGCCAggtgcttctgctgctgccactcCGGCGGCTACTCCCGCTGCTACTTCTAGACCGGTGCCGACACCACGGCCGGTACCAACACCTGCGGCCGCTCAAGCTGCGGTCAGTCTGCCTACCCATACCCGCAATCAGTCCAACTCGTCTGCCACCCGCgctccgcctcctccaccgcctgcccCGCCTGCTGCAAAGCCCAAGATTATGGCCAAGGTCCTGTACGACTTTGCCGGGACCAAGGAAAATGAGATGTCGATCGTTACCGGGCAGCTCATTGAGATTGTGCAAAAGGAGAATAATG GCTGGTGGCTAGCAAAGACAGACGCGGGGCAAGCGTGGGTTCCCGCCGCTTATGTCGAGGAGCAGGCACCTCCCCCCGTTGCGGCTCCCagaccaccccctcctcccccggctaGACCGGGCGCTCCTCAGCCTCCGGCGAAGAGACCGGTTGCTAGCAGGAAGCCGGTTGGATTGCAGGCGAGGGATAGCGGGATGAGTCTGAATGGAAGTGAAGGGGGGAGCAGCTCGGCGAGCAGGAGTAACACGCCGACTCCCAGTTTGGCcggggggttggcggaggcgTTGTTGGCTAGGAAGCAGGCCATGGCTaagaaggatgatgatgatgattggtga
- a CDS encoding uncharacterized protein (COG:P; COG:Q; EggNog:ENOG503NUTR) has translation MGGLVPLLKKQLTGSKILFHILFWTFHWGIFAYGWWKQAADARLAGLNTLQYSVWLSRGAGLVLSVDGMLILLPVCRTIMRFIRPKIKFIPLDENIWMHRQLAYSMLLFTIIHTAAHYVNFYNVEKTQIRPVTAVQIHYVQPGGATGHVMLLCMLLMYTTAHHRIRQQSFETFWYTHHLFIPFFLGLYTHTVGCFVRDTADAISPFAGDEYWEHCIGYLGWRWELWTGGFYLIERLYREIRAIRETKITRVVKHPYDVVEIQFNKPSFKYKAGQWLFLQVPSVSKYQWHPFTITSCPYDPYVSVHIRQVGDFTRELGNAVGAGGIHAKLYEGVDPLGMYDVALANGQKMPALRIDGPYGAPAEDVFENEIAVLIGTGIGVTPWASILKNIWHLRNGPNPPTRLRRVEFIWVCKDTSSFEWFQTLLLSLEEQSAEAARVPGSSGVEFLKIHTYLTQKLDMDTTQNIVLNSVGSSVDPLTELKARTNFGRPNFGRIFQSMSEGIQNRTYLNGLEGNMRTTVGVYFCGPSAAARDIKKAAKAASSSEVRFRFWKEHF, from the exons ATGGGCGGGCTAGTTCCACTGCTGAAGAAGCAGCTCACGGGGTCGAAGATTCTCTTTCACATCCTCTTCTGGACGTTCCATTGGGGTATCTTTGCCTATGGATG GTGGAAGCAAGCAGCTGATGCCCGTTTGGCGGGTCTCAACACGCTGCAATACTCTGTGTGGCTTTCTCGTGGTGCTGGTCTAGTATTGAGTGTGGACGGTATGCTTATTCTGCTGCCCGTCTGCAGAACTATCATGCGTTTCATCAGGCCAAAGATCAAGTTCATCCCACTCGATGAGAATATCTGGATGCACAGGCAGCTTGCTTACTCTATGCTGTTgttcaccatcatccacacAGCTGCCCATTACGTCAA CTTCTACAATGTCGAGAAGACCCAGATTCGTCCTGTAACCGCTGTGCAGATTCACTACGTTCAGCCCGGTGGTGCCACTGGCCACGTTATGCTTCTCTGCATGCTTCTGATGTACACAACCGCCCATCACCGCATCAGACAACAGTCTTTCGAGACCTTCTGGTACACTCACCATCTGTTCATCCCATTTTTCCTCGGTCTGTACACCCACACCGTCGGGTGCTTCGTCCGTGACACAGCCGACGCCATTTCGCCATTTGCCGGTGATGAGTACTGGGAGCACTGCATTGGTTATCTTGGCTGGAGATGGGAGCTCTGGACCGGTGGCTTCTACCTCATTGAGCGGTTGTACCGTGAGATTCGTGCCATCCGTGAGACCAAGATTACCCGTGTTGTCAAACATCCGTATG ACGTCGTGGAGATTCAGTTCAACAAGCCTTCCTTCAAGTAcaaggctggccagtggCTCTTCCTCCAGGTTCCTTCCGTCTCCAAGTATCAGTGGCATCCGTTTACCATCACCTCCTGCCCATACGACCCCTATGTCTCTGTTCACATCAGACAGGTTGGTGACTTCACTCGCGAGCTCGGCAACGCTGTCGGCGCTGGCGGCATCCACGCCAAGCTGTATGAGGGTGTCGACCCCTTGGGAATGTACGACGTCGCTCTTGCCAACGGCCAGAAGATGCCCGCTCTCCGCATCGACGGCCCCTACGGTGCCCCCGCCGAGGACGTCTTCGAGAACGAAATCGCCGTTTTGATCGGTACCGGTATCGGTGTCACCCCCTGGgcctccatcctcaagaaCATCTGGCACTTGCGCAAcggccccaacccccccacccgtCTCCGCCGTGTCGAGTTCATCTGGGTCTGCAAGGACACCAGCTCCTTCGAGTGGTTCcagaccctcctcctctccctcgagGAGCAATCCGCCGAGGCCGCCCGCGTCCCCGGTTCCAGCGGCGTCGAGTTCCTCAAGATCCACACTTATCTCACCCAGAAGCTCGACATGGACACCACCCAGAACATTGTGCTCAACTCGGTCGGCAGCTCGGTTGATCCCCTGACTGAGCTCAAGGCGCGGACAAACTTTGGTCGTCCCAACTTTGGCCGCATTTTCCAGAGCATGAGCGAGGGTATCCAGAACCGGACTTATCTCAACGGCCTCGAGGGTAACATGAGGACGACGGTCGGTGTTTATTTCTGCGGTCCCTCGGCTGCTGCTCGtgacatcaagaaggcggccaaggctgccagCAGCAGTGAGGTGCGCTTCCGTTTCTGGAAGGAGCACTTCTAA
- a CDS encoding uncharacterized protein (EggNog:ENOG503NVSC; COG:I), giving the protein MSSQLAALCAVTSFLWLINSVEDHQIIEQPRLSSTLILLIASLTSYATSHFSGWLPGANGRFDDELGLSSTGNKTRPISQRNFPKKPRRYFVLILIVCIILRLESFHRVTADLQCSKPGLEAFLPVLILAYQLYSSPRRPRTFDEERDDFTRTMYEAIPDFLARSLYILVPSTLLISFGAYLALISEPRSTLFCSPQHDWARFVVLVQWAGVVLDAAIVIIAWRILAWARTTKSRLRTLAGILLVSGLGAGIFWGLSGDGVGSNTLFWFDVVIDGLTLATLLVSSSLLAPEGGAVLGFAGVVTFITGFLISVQRVWTLGSWENVSGWQTWGAVVGMSAGFTFFLHATDIKKVMFIHRAFVIMALMAVVIAVSIFTPIKMSKGMDSHPLGNLIYDSRVESDRWLIHASYSDSLPSAVREYGERHYGRDPPKGFDRWWEFAKQKKSPIIDHFKQMGGDILPFWGVPPAKLREDTRKAAREIDMALLQIQNGTARHNLPTENPYQTIMDELVDLIKDFVEHLPDLEMAINLNERPRVLAPWDQIQQLAAAGMKRKKGSSLLPGGSSGGSEYGNKDMPKPRLTEAVDKDELLKNTMSPKALRELTSLSCPTGTKVKSGVHWDIRDFCSSCAKPQSNGQFLTNFGLSLELCHQSDLMRLHSFYMTPAEAPPTTSLLPIFSRSKTDNYADILLPLSHPPQTSPLTPPKTPQPWSKNHQKLYYRGSISRPYSDKPLLRGGQEERLVHLTNLPPSSPSTTTTRLILPNQSRSRAHYRSVSTPHLNTLLPFDTAFTSYSPCQQTPSSCPLDFHHLTSSSSPPDPFSSQYILTLDSSTSPSPLFLPTLSSPSNVPFLSTIFKEWYTDRVLPWVHFVPVDIRFHGLHSTLAYFTGIQGQTKEHGSTDGKWIAEQGAKWAARALRREDRQVYLFRLLLEWGRLVDDGRDEGGFKISSS; this is encoded by the exons ATGTCGAGCCAGTTGGCGGCCTTGTG CGCCGTTACCTCCTTCCTTTGGCTCATCAACAGCGTGGAGGATCATCAAATCATCG AACAACCCCGCCTCTCAtcaaccctcatcctcctcatcgcctccctcacctcctacGCCACAAGCCACTTCTCCGGCTGGCTCCCAGGGGCCAACGGCCGCTTCGATGATGAACTCggcctctcctccaccggcaacAAAACCAGGCCAATATCCCAACGAAACTTCCCCAAGAAACCACGACGGTACTTTGTCCTCATCCTGATCGTCTGTATCATCCTTCGACTGGAGTCCTTCCACCGAGTCACTGCCGATTTGCAATGTTCCAAGCCCGGGCTGGAAGCCTTTCTTCCGGTTCTCATTCTTGCTTATCAGCTGTACTCTTCTCCTCGCCGACCACGCACCTTTGACGAGGAAAGAGATGACTTCACAAGGACAATGTATGAGGCCATTCCCGATTTTTTGGCGAGGTCGTTGTACATCCTTGTTCCTTCTACGCTCTTGATTTCGTTTGGAGCGTACTTGGCTTTGATCTCGGAGCCTAGGTCGACGCTGTTTTGCTCGCCACAGCACGACTGGGCGAGGTTTGTGGTTCTGGTTCAGTGGGCGGGGGTTGTTCTTGATGCGGCGATAGTTATTATTGCCTGGAGGATTCTGGCCTGGGCTAGAACCACCAAGTCGAGATTGAGGACGTTGGCGGGAATCTTGCTCGTGTCTGGCCTAGGAGCTGGCattttttgggggttgagTGGCGATGGAGTGGGGAGTAATACCCTGTTTTGGTTCGATGTTGTTATTGATGGGTTGACGCTTGCAACCTTGCTAGTATCCAGCAGTCTTCTTGCACCCGAGGGCGGGGCCGTGCTAGGTTTCGCCGGAGTTGTCACCTTCATAACTGGGTTTCTCATATCAGTCCAGCGGGTTTGGACATTAGGGAGCTGGGAAAATGTTTCTGGCTGGCAAACCTGgggagcggtggtgggcatGTCAGCTGGGTTCACGTTTTTTCTGCACGCGACTGATATCAAAAAGGTGATGTTCATTCACAGGGCGTTTGTTATCATGGCTTTGATGGCCGTGGTAATCGCCGTGAGCAtcttcacccccatcaaGATGAGCAAGGGCATGGATAGCCATCCTTTGGGCAATCTCATCTACGATTCAAGAGTGGAGTCGGACAGGTGGTTGATTCACGCAAGTTACAGCGATTCATTGCCATCGGCGGTACGGGAGTATGGGGAAAGACATTATGGGAGAGATCCGCCAAAGGGGTTCGACAGGTGGTGGGAGTTtgcaaagcaaaagaaatCCCCAATCATCGACCACTTCAAGCAGATGGGTGGTGATATCCTacctttttggggggtgcCACCGGCGAAGCTGAGAGAAGACACAAGAAAAGCAGCCAGAGAGATTGATATGGCGCTGCTTCAAATACAAAACGGGACGGCGAGGCACAACCTCCCTACCGAGAATCCATATCAAACCATCATGGATGAGCTGGTCGACTTGATCAAAGATTTCGTGGAACATTTACCAGACCTCGAGATGGCAATCAATCTCAACGAGCGGCCGAGGGTGCTGGCACCTTGGGATCAGATTCAACAGCTAGCCGCTgctgggatgaagaggaagaagggctCGAGCCTATTGCCAGGCGGCAGCTCGGGAGGCAGCGAATACGGAAACAAAGACATGCCCAAGCCCAGGCTGACCGAGGCTGTTGATAAGGACGAGCTGCTCAAGAACACCATGTCACCGAAAGCCCTTCGAGAATTGACATCCTTAAGCTGTCCCACTGGTACCAAGGTCAAATCAGGAGTTCACTGGGACATCCGCGAtttctgctcctcctgcgccaAACCCCAATCCAACGGCCAATTCCTAACCAATTTTGGCCTCTCCCTCGAACTCTGCCACCAATCCGACCTCATGAGACTCCACAGCTTCTACATGACGCCCGCCGAagccccccccaccacctctctcctccccatcttcagTCGGTCCAAAACAGACAACTACgccgacatcctcctccccttatcacaccctcctcaaaccagcCCCCTTACACCCCCAAAGACCCCCCAACCCTGGTCCAAAAACCACCAGAAACTGTATTATCGCGGCTCCATCTCCCGCCCCTATTCCgacaaacccctcctccgcgGCGGCCAAGAGGAACGCCTAGtccacctcaccaacctccccccttcctccccttccaccaccaccacccgcctcatcctccccaaccaatCCCGCTCCCGCGCCCACTACCGCTCCgtctccaccccccacctcaacaccctcctccccttcgacACAGCCTTCACCTCCTACTCCCCCTgccaacaaaccccctcatcctgcCCCCTCgacttccaccacctcacctcctcttcttcccccccagATCCCTTTTCTAGTCAAtacatcctcaccctcgactcctccacctccccatccccattattcctccccaccctctcctccccctccaacgtcCCCTTTTTGTCGACAATCTTCAAGGAGTGGTACACCGACCGTGTCCTGCCCTGGGTTCACTTCGTCCCGGTAGACATCCGCTTCCACGGCCTGCACTCCACGCTCGCGTATTTCACCGGGATTCAAGGCCAGACTAAAGAGCATGGGTCGACAGACGGGAAGTGGATCGCCGAGCAGGGTGCTAAATGGGCTGCTAGGGCGTTGCGAAGGGAGGACAGGCAGGTGTATCTGTTTAGGTTGCTGCTCGAATGGGGAAggctggtggatgatggacgggatgaggggggattCAAGATTTCGTCGTCGTAA
- the PFA4 gene encoding Palmitoyltransferase (EggNog:ENOG503NYTE; COG:I): MITHPLAGPQTPGLHLLYVPSVVALIIFQGYFSQYLFNTSPDLRPGPLTFRENVTFNALLLCLWWTYYKACTVDPGRFIFSPSSDKKEEDKDDQKPNQNKRFCKKCQAFKPPRAHHCRHCARCIPRMDHHCPWTNNCVSLTTFPYFLRFLLYTNIALVYLSSLLYTRISVIWSDRHLPSYLGPSLFSLISITLLCLANFGTFFALFILLVTTLKSWVMNITLIEMWELDRHNALISKISSSSSNDYWTDDFDPASLSRIEFPYDLGFFSNMSQAMGTANFFRWFLPVGGGGPKLADQKKGGLGWEYEENGFNDWEGMWPPPDMEKERRAKQGGWAYKKQGQQEMPDDYYYGGEDIKAAFERRQQEDFARRRRIQQLQGQSGVIGELEEDEDEREWTGKTGWKNSDGDRLWDYGVDEDAEDDYVARGRVVGDGDDDDDDVPLAELIRRRKVLAKQEDDT; this comes from the coding sequence ATGATAACACATCCCCTCGCCGGTCCGCAGACCCCGGGCTTGCACCTCCTCTACGTCCCCTCCGTCGTCGCTCTTATAATCTTCCAGGGGTACTTCTCCCAGTACCTCTTTAACACCTCCCCCGATCTACGTCCCGGACCTCTCACCTTTCGAGAGAATGTAACTTTCAACGCTCTCCTTCTCTGCCTCTGGTGGACATACTACAAAGCCTGCACAGTCGACCCAGGCCGcttcatcttctccccctcctcggacaagaaggaggaggacaaaGACGACCAAAAGCCAAACCAGAATAAACGCTTCTGCAAGAAATGCCAGGCCTTTAAACCTCCCCGAGCCCACCACTGCCGCCACTGCGCCCGCTGCATCCCCCGTATGGACCACCACTGCCCCTGGACCAACAACTGTGTCtctctcaccaccttcccttacttcctccgcttcctcctctACACCAACATCGCCCTCGTATACCTCTCGAGTCTCCTCTACACCCGCATCAGCGTCATCTGGTCCgaccgccacctcccctcctacctcggcccctccctcttcagccTCATCTCGATAACCCTCCTCTGTCTCGCCAACTTTGGCACCTTCTTCGCGCTGTTCATCCTCCTTGTCACAACCCTCAAATCATGGGTCATGAATATCACCTTGATCGAAATGTGGGAGCTCGACCGTCACAATGCTCTGATATCCAAGATatcgtcctcgtcgagcAATGACTATTGGACTGACGACTTCGATCCTGCCTCGCTGTCCCGGATCGAGTTCCCTTACGACTTGGGATTTTTCAGCAATATGAGCCAGGCGATGGGGACTGCGAATTTTTTCAGGTGGTTTTTGCCtgttggtggcggtggtccGAAGTTGGCTGATCAAAAGAAGGGAGGGCTGGGGTGGGAGTATGAGGAGAATGGGTTTAATGACTGGGAGGGGATGTGGCCGCCACCCGatatggagaaggagaggagggctaAGCAGGGTGGATGGGCGTATAAGAAGCAGGGACAACAAGAAATGCCTGATGATTACTATTatggtggggaggatatCAAGGCTGCTTTTGAGAGGAGGCAGCAGGAGGATTTTgcaaggaggcggaggataCAGCAGCTTCAAGGGCAGTCGGGGGTAATAGGAGAAttggaagaggatgaagacgagaGGGAGTGGACTGGGAAGACGGGGTGGAAGAACAGCGATGGAGATAGGCTGTGGGACTATggagttgatgaggatgCGGAAGATGACTATGTTGCAAGAGGGAGGGTAgtgggagatggtgatgatgatgatgatgatgtacCACTTGCTGAGCTGATACGGAGGAGGAAAGTGTTGGCAAAGCAGGAGGATGATACATGA